In Sphingomonas sp. PAMC26645, one DNA window encodes the following:
- a CDS encoding cupin-like domain-containing protein: protein MESIHPAATDVRVEERAVVDAQTFAAEVAGRATPVVLRGQVAHWASVRAAEGGVDATATYLAGLGDGGKPMDVLIGGPEFGGRFFYRGDNLEGFNFHREKAPLAVLLSELLRLSSVPEEKRHFLYANAATAPEHLPGWLAANPINLPLGGATPRLWIGNGSQTATHYDGSTNLACVVAGRRRFTLFPPDEVGNLYIGPLDRTLAGPPSSMVDPLAPDLNQFPRYAEALRHALVADLGPGDALFIPAIWWHHVQAFGTLNVLCNYWWAFDPTVSAFHAMVHAMMAVRDRPPAEKAGWRAWFEHYVFGDDAAAAGDHLPTAARGVLGPASPDRTERIRGYLLKALQRR from the coding sequence ATGGAGAGCATTCATCCCGCCGCAACGGACGTTCGCGTCGAAGAGCGCGCCGTCGTCGACGCTCAGACCTTCGCTGCCGAAGTGGCGGGGCGCGCTACTCCGGTGGTGTTGCGCGGGCAGGTTGCCCACTGGGCTAGCGTGCGGGCGGCGGAAGGTGGCGTTGACGCGACCGCAACGTATCTGGCCGGCCTCGGTGATGGCGGCAAGCCGATGGACGTGCTGATCGGCGGTCCCGAATTCGGTGGCCGCTTCTTCTATCGCGGCGATAATCTGGAAGGCTTCAACTTTCACCGCGAGAAGGCCCCCTTGGCGGTCTTGCTGAGCGAATTGTTGCGACTGTCCAGCGTGCCCGAGGAGAAGCGGCATTTCCTGTATGCCAACGCGGCAACCGCGCCTGAGCATTTACCGGGATGGTTGGCAGCCAATCCGATCAACCTGCCGCTGGGCGGAGCGACGCCAAGGCTGTGGATCGGCAACGGATCGCAGACCGCGACACATTATGACGGCTCGACGAACCTTGCCTGCGTAGTCGCCGGCCGGCGCCGCTTCACGCTGTTCCCGCCGGACGAGGTCGGCAATCTGTATATCGGGCCACTCGACCGGACGCTGGCCGGCCCGCCGTCCAGCATGGTCGATCCGTTGGCGCCGGACCTGAACCAGTTTCCGCGATATGCCGAGGCGCTGCGTCACGCACTGGTCGCCGATTTAGGGCCGGGTGATGCGTTGTTCATTCCGGCGATCTGGTGGCATCACGTCCAGGCGTTCGGGACGCTCAATGTGTTGTGCAATTACTGGTGGGCGTTCGACCCGACGGTTTCGGCGTTTCACGCGATGGTCCATGCGATGATGGCGGTGCGCGATCGTCCACCGGCGGAGAAGGCGGGGTGGCGGGCTTGGTTCGAGCATTATGTGTTCGGCGACGATGCGGCCGCGGCTGGCGATCATTTGCCCACGGCAGCGCGTGGCGTGCTCGGGCCAGCCTCGCCAGATCGTACCGAGCGGATCCGCGGCTATCTGTTGAAAGCGCTACAGCGACGCTGA
- a CDS encoding saccharopine dehydrogenase NADP-binding domain-containing protein codes for MRDFDIVIYGATGFTGRLVAEYLVQTYPTGVRWAMAGRSLSKLQEVRDLIGAPADTPLITADSDDPASLRAMAERATVVISTVGPYQLYGTALVAACAATGTGYVDLCGEPAWMRHMIDAHEGEATRTGARIVFSCGFDSIPFDLGVLTLQDAAKAKYGIPAPRVKGRVRKMQGTFSGGTAASLKATLAAAARDPGIVKLLTSPFALTPGFQGPHQPTGLIPEYDTTISAWVAPFVMAPINTKNVHRTNFLLGEAYGADFVYDEMMVAGLGDLGKVAAEAIAKFNPFSGDKGPKPGEGPSKEERDAGHYDLLFAGIMPDGERIDTVVTGDRDPGYGSTSKMIAEAALCLVQDVEGDGGIWTPGALMGVKLRERLVAKAGLTFRVG; via the coding sequence ATGCGCGACTTCGACATCGTCATCTACGGCGCGACCGGGTTCACCGGACGGCTCGTGGCAGAGTATCTCGTCCAGACCTATCCGACTGGCGTTCGGTGGGCAATGGCCGGGCGTTCGCTGTCGAAGTTGCAAGAGGTCCGCGACCTGATAGGCGCGCCTGCCGATACGCCGCTGATCACTGCCGACTCGGACGATCCCGCCAGCCTCCGCGCGATGGCCGAACGCGCCACCGTCGTCATCTCGACCGTCGGACCGTATCAGCTCTACGGCACCGCACTCGTCGCCGCCTGCGCCGCAACCGGCACCGGCTATGTCGACCTGTGCGGCGAGCCGGCATGGATGCGCCACATGATCGACGCGCATGAGGGCGAGGCGACGCGGACGGGCGCGCGGATCGTCTTCTCGTGTGGGTTCGACTCGATCCCGTTCGATCTCGGCGTGCTGACATTGCAGGATGCGGCGAAGGCGAAATACGGCATCCCAGCACCTCGCGTGAAGGGACGCGTGCGGAAAATGCAGGGGACGTTCTCCGGCGGCACCGCGGCGAGCCTAAAGGCGACGCTCGCAGCCGCGGCGCGCGATCCCGGCATCGTCAAGTTGCTGACCAGCCCGTTCGCGCTCACCCCCGGCTTCCAGGGACCGCACCAGCCGACCGGGCTGATCCCCGAATACGACACGACCATATCGGCCTGGGTCGCGCCGTTCGTGATGGCGCCAATCAACACCAAGAACGTCCACCGCACCAATTTCCTCCTCGGTGAAGCGTATGGGGCGGACTTCGTCTATGACGAGATGATGGTCGCGGGACTGGGCGATCTCGGCAAGGTCGCGGCCGAGGCGATCGCCAAGTTCAATCCGTTCTCGGGCGACAAGGGGCCAAAACCCGGCGAAGGCCCGTCGAAGGAGGAGCGCGATGCCGGCCATTACGACCTGCTGTTCGCAGGCATCATGCCCGATGGCGAGCGCATCGACACGGTCGTAACCGGCGACCGCGATCCCGGCTATGGATCGACCAGCAAGATGATCGCCGAGGCGGCGTTGTGCCTCGTCCAGGACGTGGAAGGCGATGGCGGGATCTGGACGCCGGGTGCGCTGATGGGGGTGAAGTTGCGCGAACGGCTGGTAGCGAAGGCGGGGCTGACCTTCAGGGTCGGGTGA
- the phaZ gene encoding polyhydroxyalkanoate depolymerase, with protein MLYDAYEFQRSMMAGASKMASFGADMLNNPANPFAYLGGGTVVASALEVFAHANATRGKPAFGLDTTTIDGREVAVREEIVLRKDFGQLKRFVREGVEGGPKLLIVAPMSGHYATLLRGTVERMLPFADVYITDWRDARSVPLSAGRFDLDDYIDYLIEYLETIGANEGQGGTHMLAVCQPSVPCYAAVALMSADKNPCRPKTLTMMGGPVDTREAPTAVNTLATERPHAWFEQNVIATVPGNYPGAGRKVYPGFLQLAGFMSMNLGNHMVSHWEMYKHLVQGDGESASQSQDFYEEYRSVCDMTAEFYLQTIDVVFQNHALPRGIMTHRGRLVDPAAITDIGLLAVEGERDDISGLGQTKAALTLATALPDEKKRYLMAEGAGHYGIFNGSRWRDKIAPVVEEFITANG; from the coding sequence ATGCTCTACGATGCCTATGAATTCCAGCGTTCGATGATGGCCGGCGCCAGCAAGATGGCGAGCTTCGGCGCGGATATGCTCAACAATCCGGCAAACCCGTTCGCCTATTTGGGCGGCGGCACGGTGGTTGCCTCGGCGCTCGAAGTGTTCGCACACGCGAATGCGACTCGCGGCAAACCGGCGTTCGGGCTCGACACGACGACGATCGACGGCCGCGAGGTCGCGGTCCGCGAGGAGATCGTGCTGCGGAAGGACTTCGGGCAGCTGAAGCGCTTCGTGCGCGAGGGTGTGGAGGGCGGTCCGAAGCTGCTGATCGTCGCGCCGATGTCGGGGCATTACGCGACCTTGCTGCGCGGAACGGTCGAGCGGATGCTGCCGTTCGCCGACGTCTACATCACCGACTGGCGAGACGCGCGCAGCGTGCCGCTGTCGGCTGGGCGGTTCGATCTCGACGATTACATCGATTATCTGATCGAATATTTGGAGACGATCGGCGCGAATGAGGGGCAGGGGGGCACGCACATGCTCGCGGTCTGCCAACCATCGGTGCCGTGTTACGCCGCGGTTGCGCTGATGAGCGCAGACAAGAACCCGTGCCGTCCGAAGACGCTGACGATGATGGGTGGTCCCGTCGATACGCGCGAGGCACCGACCGCGGTGAACACGCTGGCGACCGAGCGGCCGCATGCGTGGTTCGAGCAGAACGTCATCGCGACCGTGCCGGGCAATTATCCGGGTGCGGGGCGGAAGGTGTATCCCGGCTTCCTGCAGCTTGCCGGATTCATGTCGATGAATCTGGGCAACCACATGGTCTCGCATTGGGAGATGTATAAACATCTCGTCCAGGGTGATGGCGAGAGCGCGTCACAGAGCCAGGATTTCTACGAGGAATATCGCTCGGTCTGCGACATGACCGCGGAATTCTATCTCCAGACGATCGATGTGGTATTCCAGAACCATGCGCTGCCGCGGGGGATCATGACGCATCGCGGCCGGCTGGTCGATCCGGCGGCGATCACCGATATCGGTCTGCTCGCGGTCGAGGGCGAACGTGACGATATCTCGGGCTTGGGGCAGACCAAGGCTGCGTTGACGCTGGCAACCGCGCTACCCGACGAGAAGAAGCGCTATCTGATGGCGGAAGGGGCCGGTCATTACGGCATCTTCAACGGCTCGCGCTGGCGGGACAAAATCGCGCCCGTGGTGGAAGAGTTCATCACCGCGAACGGGTAA
- a CDS encoding tryptophan halogenase family protein, translating to MTDALRSVTIVGGGTAGWMAAVAFGRLLGPAGTRVTLIESDDIPTVGVGEATIPPIRTFHAMLGIDEDAFLRATGGSYKLGIRFEGWTRPGESYVHPFGQIGTDIAGVPFAAQWLRVRQAGAAEPLGAYSLEACAAEAGRFSRPIANGNSPLSRIGYAYHFDAGRYAAFLRVQAEAYGVVRHEGLVKRVERGPAGIAAVHLADGSRIAGDLFLDCSGFRALLIEGAMEAGWTDWSEWLPCDRAVAVASVADAAPLPLTRAIAERAGWRWRIPLQHRTGNGHVFSSRNMSEDEATATLLAGVEGETLAEPRVIRFATGHRNCFWVGNCIALGLAAGFMEPLESTSIHLVQSGLQHLLRMLPTGAPPAPAVVERYNRIMTAEYTRIRDFLVAHYHLNARAEPFWRDRAAAAIPEGLAEKLALFRAGGRIFREADELFNETSWLAVLTGQNAPVSGYDPICDGIPIETAANRLAQVERVVATSLTHMPSHAHALARLA from the coding sequence ATGACCGACGCTCTACGATCTGTAACGATTGTCGGTGGCGGTACCGCGGGCTGGATGGCGGCGGTCGCGTTCGGGCGGCTGCTCGGCCCCGCCGGCACGCGCGTGACGCTGATCGAGTCGGACGATATCCCCACGGTCGGCGTCGGCGAAGCGACGATTCCCCCGATCCGTACCTTCCACGCGATGCTCGGGATCGACGAGGACGCCTTCCTGCGCGCGACCGGCGGCAGCTACAAGCTCGGCATCCGCTTCGAAGGCTGGACGCGTCCAGGCGAGTCCTATGTCCATCCGTTTGGCCAGATCGGTACCGACATCGCCGGCGTGCCGTTCGCCGCGCAATGGCTGCGTGTGCGCCAGGCAGGCGCGGCAGAACCACTGGGCGCCTATTCGCTTGAGGCATGCGCAGCGGAGGCCGGCCGTTTCTCGCGGCCGATCGCGAATGGAAACTCACCCCTGTCGCGGATCGGCTATGCCTATCATTTCGACGCCGGGCGCTACGCCGCGTTCTTGCGCGTGCAGGCCGAGGCATACGGCGTCGTCCGCCATGAAGGGCTGGTCAAACGCGTCGAGCGCGGCCCAGCGGGTATCGCGGCTGTACATCTCGCCGATGGCAGCCGCATCGCCGGCGACCTGTTCCTCGACTGCTCCGGCTTTCGCGCACTTTTGATCGAAGGCGCAATGGAGGCAGGATGGACCGACTGGTCCGAATGGCTGCCCTGCGACCGTGCCGTCGCAGTGGCTTCGGTTGCCGACGCCGCACCGCTGCCGCTCACTCGGGCGATCGCCGAACGCGCCGGCTGGCGCTGGCGTATCCCGCTGCAGCACCGCACCGGCAACGGCCATGTCTTTTCCAGCCGCAACATGAGCGAGGACGAGGCGACCGCAACGTTGCTGGCCGGGGTGGAAGGAGAGACCCTTGCCGAACCTCGCGTGATCCGCTTCGCAACGGGCCACCGCAACTGCTTCTGGGTCGGTAATTGCATCGCTCTTGGTCTGGCGGCGGGGTTCATGGAGCCGCTTGAATCCACCAGCATTCATCTGGTGCAAAGCGGATTGCAGCATCTGCTCAGGATGTTGCCGACGGGCGCCCCTCCCGCCCCGGCAGTGGTCGAGCGCTACAACCGCATCATGACCGCGGAATATACTCGCATCCGAGACTTCCTCGTCGCACATTACCATTTGAATGCGCGCGCAGAACCGTTTTGGCGCGACCGCGCTGCTGCAGCGATCCCTGAAGGCCTGGCCGAAAAGCTCGCATTGTTTCGCGCCGGCGGCCGCATCTTTCGAGAGGCCGACGAACTGTTCAATGAAACTAGCTGGCTTGCTGTGTTGACCGGACAGAACGCCCCCGTCTCAGGCTACGATCCGATCTGCGACGGCATACCGATCGAGACCGCCGCCAATCGGTTGGCTCAGGTCGAACGCGTAGTCGCTACTTCACTAACGCATATGCCATCCCATGCCCATGCGCTCGCCAGGTTGGCGTGA
- a CDS encoding pyridoxamine 5'-phosphate oxidase family protein, translated as MADKDTPQEVAAKFIEKLKSSPFVMIGLNDGEHSEPMTAQIDDDQPNTLFFFAGRDNRIAKGGAAMAQFVGKGHDFFACMAGDVSTSNDRTQIDKLWNNQVEAWFPGGKEDPNLTLLRFDIDSAELWETDISIGGRLKMLFGGTIHSDESSSHAVVNSIA; from the coding sequence ATGGCCGACAAGGATACCCCGCAGGAAGTCGCAGCGAAGTTCATCGAGAAGCTGAAGTCGAGCCCGTTCGTGATGATCGGCCTTAACGATGGTGAGCATTCGGAGCCGATGACTGCGCAGATCGACGACGATCAGCCCAACACGCTGTTCTTCTTCGCCGGTCGCGACAACCGTATCGCCAAGGGCGGCGCGGCGATGGCGCAGTTCGTCGGCAAGGGCCATGATTTCTTCGCGTGCATGGCCGGCGACGTCTCGACGTCGAACGACCGCACGCAGATCGACAAGCTCTGGAACAACCAGGTCGAGGCATGGTTTCCGGGCGGCAAGGAAGACCCGAACCTGACGCTGCTGCGCTTCGACATCGACAGCGCCGAGCTGTGGGAAACCGACATCTCGATCGGCGGCCGCCTCAAGATGCTGTTCGGCGGCACGATCCATTCGGACGAGTCGAGCAGCCACGCGGTGGTCAACTCGATCGCCTGA
- a CDS encoding TfoX/Sxy family protein produces MASDPETVAFIVDQLAAAGDVSAKPMFGEYGVYCDGRMVALICDEQLFVKPTPGGRAFVGAIDEAPPYPGAKPCLLVDADRRDDAEWLAELVRISTAELPMPKPKKPKPKKV; encoded by the coding sequence ATGGCATCCGATCCAGAAACCGTCGCGTTCATCGTCGACCAGCTCGCCGCGGCGGGGGATGTCTCGGCAAAGCCGATGTTCGGCGAATACGGCGTCTATTGCGACGGCAGGATGGTCGCGCTGATCTGTGACGAGCAGCTCTTCGTCAAACCGACACCGGGCGGCCGCGCGTTCGTCGGGGCGATCGACGAAGCGCCGCCCTATCCCGGCGCGAAACCGTGCCTACTGGTCGATGCCGATCGCCGGGACGATGCCGAGTGGCTGGCGGAACTCGTCCGTATCTCGACCGCGGAACTGCCGATGCCAAAACCGAAGAAGCCCAAGCCCAAGAAGGTCTAA
- a CDS encoding ABC transporter transmembrane domain-containing protein — protein MAKPIPEEKTSRRIGDLAMVWRHASQYPRQIAFAGLALMMTSAATIGIPYGFKRVIDRGFGPGAGGSVANSFHYLLMIVVVLALATAVRFYYVSWLGERVVADIRTNVQRHLLRLTPRFFEENRPSEIASRLTSDTALIEQVVGSTVSIALRNTFTGIGGLIYLFAISPKLAGMLMIGIPLIILPIALLGKRVRNYSRTSQDRVADVGSIATETLGAMKVVQAFGQEDREAARFADAVGATFAAARARIMLRAVMTAIVIGLVFGSITLVLWEGAIDVAAGRISGGAIAAFVLTGGIVAGAFGALTEVYGDLLRGAGAAGRLSELLREKPEIAAPANPVALPQPPRGALAFESVQFHYPTRRDVAALNGFSLDVKPGETVAVVGPSGAGKTTLFQLVQRFYDPDAGRVTLDGIDLRDADPAEVRARIAMVPQETIIFGASARDNLRYGDWSATDDQLWAAAEAANAAEFLRKLPDGLDTFLGEGGARLSGGQRQRVTIARALLRDAPILLLDEATSALDAESERLVQEALERLMANRTTLVIAHRLATVRAAERIIVMNDGQIVEEGSHGSLMTNSGLYARLASLQFNGAA, from the coding sequence ATGGCCAAGCCGATACCCGAAGAGAAGACGTCCCGCCGGATCGGCGATCTCGCGATGGTGTGGCGTCACGCCTCCCAATACCCCCGCCAGATCGCGTTCGCGGGGCTCGCGCTGATGATGACCTCGGCCGCGACTATCGGCATCCCATACGGATTCAAGCGAGTGATCGACCGCGGCTTCGGCCCCGGTGCAGGCGGGTCGGTCGCCAACTCCTTCCACTACCTGCTGATGATTGTCGTCGTACTCGCGCTCGCGACCGCGGTGCGCTTCTATTACGTGTCGTGGCTCGGCGAGCGCGTCGTCGCGGATATCCGCACCAACGTGCAACGCCACCTACTCCGCCTGACGCCGCGCTTCTTCGAGGAGAACCGCCCGTCGGAAATCGCCTCGCGCCTCACGTCGGATACAGCGCTGATCGAACAGGTCGTCGGCAGCACCGTGTCGATCGCGCTGCGCAACACCTTCACCGGCATCGGTGGGCTGATCTACCTGTTCGCGATCTCGCCCAAGCTTGCCGGCATGCTGATGATCGGCATCCCGCTGATCATCCTGCCGATCGCGCTGCTCGGCAAGCGCGTGCGCAACTACTCGCGCACGTCGCAGGACCGCGTCGCCGACGTCGGCTCGATTGCCACCGAGACGCTGGGCGCGATGAAGGTCGTGCAGGCGTTCGGGCAGGAAGACCGCGAGGCCGCCCGGTTCGCGGACGCGGTCGGCGCGACGTTTGCGGCGGCTCGCGCGCGGATTATGTTGCGGGCGGTGATGACCGCGATCGTCATAGGGCTCGTGTTCGGGTCGATTACGTTGGTCCTGTGGGAAGGCGCGATCGACGTCGCGGCGGGGCGGATCAGCGGTGGCGCGATCGCCGCGTTCGTCCTGACCGGAGGGATCGTCGCGGGCGCGTTCGGCGCGCTCACCGAAGTCTATGGCGACCTGTTGCGCGGCGCCGGTGCGGCCGGACGCCTGTCCGAACTGCTGCGAGAAAAGCCCGAAATCGCCGCGCCCGCCAACCCGGTCGCCCTGCCCCAGCCGCCACGCGGTGCGCTCGCGTTCGAGAGCGTGCAATTCCACTACCCGACGCGACGCGACGTCGCCGCACTCAACGGCTTTTCGCTCGACGTGAAGCCGGGGGAGACGGTCGCCGTGGTCGGTCCCTCGGGCGCGGGCAAGACTACCTTATTCCAGCTGGTACAACGCTTCTACGATCCCGACGCCGGCCGCGTGACGCTCGACGGCATCGACCTGCGCGATGCTGACCCGGCCGAAGTCCGCGCCCGCATCGCGATGGTGCCGCAGGAAACGATCATCTTCGGCGCCTCGGCCCGCGACAACCTTCGCTACGGCGACTGGTCCGCGACCGACGATCAGCTCTGGGCCGCCGCCGAAGCCGCCAATGCCGCAGAGTTCCTGCGCAAGCTGCCCGACGGTCTCGACACGTTCCTCGGCGAAGGCGGCGCGCGGCTTTCGGGCGGTCAGCGTCAACGCGTTACGATCGCCCGCGCGCTCCTCCGCGATGCGCCGATCCTTTTGCTCGACGAGGCGACCAGTGCTCTCGATGCGGAAAGCGAGCGGCTGGTGCAAGAAGCGCTTGAGCGCCTGATGGCGAACCGCACCACGCTCGTCATCGCACACCGCCTCGCCACCGTGCGCGCGGCCGAGCGGATCATCGTGATGAACGACGGACAGATCGTAGAGGAAGGATCGCACGGGTCGCTGATGACCAACAGCGGTCTCTACGCGCGGCTGGCGAGCCTGCAGTTCAACGGGGCCGCTTAG